GCTAATACATCACAGGTATGGTTTGATTTAGAATAGCTTTCACTAACCGAAAGAGGAATGACGGCTTGGATCTCAACACCGTTTTTACTACTAATGATtgggaaaaaaatattatttacgATGAGAGTGATGTTAACAAAACTAATCaatcatcattttttattgacAAATCACTAGTTGATATTGATTTTGcatttgatgaaaacatttttgaCGGAGACACTGGTACCTCGAAAGTagtattaaatttaaatgaCCCCAAACTTTTGTTACAACCTCAATTGCCGAAGAAAGAGGATTCCCAAAGATCTTTTGCAGACACCCATCAAAGGAATTCCCTGGCTTGGAAGTTTAATATATCCAACGATCCTGCCTATGAGAtgttaaaacaaaatcatcAGTCAAAAGTTCGTAATACCTTGTCCCAGTTAGCAATTGAGCATGCTGCCTTTGCCGAAAAGCTCACATTTCCTTACTATAAAACAAGACTTAGTAAGCGTGCTGTTCGAAGTTACCATCGACCAACCATGTCGTTCAAACCTAATGCAGCTATTGTCTTTTCACCTTTAATAGTAAGGAAAAGAAGTAAAGATAAACATAAGTCTGAACGAGAATTAATTCCTACTACTAAGGAGATAACAATGGGTGATACCACACATGCAATACTCGTTGAGTTCTCAGAAGAACATCCTGCAGTGCTGTCCAATGCAGGTATGGCCAGCAGGATCGTTAATTATTatcgaaagaaaaatgaacaGGATGAATCACGTCCCAAGCTCGAAGTTGGTGAAAGCCACGTTTTAGATGTTCAGGATCGGAGCcctttttggaattttggATCTGTTGAACCTGGAGAAATTACTCCCACTTtgtataataaaatgattagAGCTCCGTTATTTAAGCATGAGGTACCACCTACTGACTTCATTCTAATACGGAATTCTAGTAGCTATGGCTCAAAAtattacttaaaaaacattaatcATATGTTCGTGAGTGGTCAAACTTTTCCTGTTACTGACGTGCCTGGGCCCCATTCCCGTAAAGTGACCACAGCAAGTAAAAATCGATTAAAAATGCTTGTTTTCCGGCTTATTAGGCGTTCACCAAATGGAGGATTGTTCATTCGACAATTATCAAAGCACTTCTCCGATCAGAATGAGATGCAAATTAGACAGCGTCTTAAAGAATTTATGGaatacaaaaagaaaggtgATGGTCCAGGTTACTGGAAATTAAAATCGAATGAAGTTGTCCCCGATGAAGCAGGTACACGGTCAATGGTTTCACCTGAAACAGTGTGCTTACTAGAGAGTATGCAAGTGGGTGTGCGGCAGCTTGAAGATGCTGGGTATGGGAAAACAATGGATGAGATcaatgatgatgaagatgaagaacaACCAGCAGAGCAACTGTTAGCGCCTTGGATTACTACGAGAAACTTTATAAATGCTACCCAAGGGAAGGCCATGCTTACACTGTTTGGTGAGGGTGACCCTACAGGAATTGGCGAAGGTTATAGTTTTATTCGTACGAGCATGAAGGGTGGTTTCAAACCCGCTGGCGAAACCGCCGACGATAAGCCAGAACCGCAAACTAAGAATGCTCACGCCTATAATGTTGCAAAGCAACAAAGGGcttatgaagaagaaataaataggATTTGGAATGCTCAGAAAAGAGGTTTAAGTATAAATAATCTGGAAGAATTGGCTAAAAAATATGGCATCAATTCTATACATGATGATTACGTTGAATCTAATGAGGAGACTACGAGAGAAGAAACTCCATCTTCTGATAAAGTTTTACGAATTGTTCGACTTTATCGTGacaaaaatggaaatttgGAACGTAAACAGGAAACCATTCATGACCCGATAGTCATCCATGCCTATCTGAAGAAGAGGCGTGAGATTGACGAACAATCAACTGCTCTTGATGCCGTCGTACCAACTGGAGACGAAGCAATTGATAGACGCAACCGAAGGCGTCTTGAACAAGAACTTGCCAAGAGTCAGAAGAATTGGGAGCGACGAAGAGCTCGACATGCTGCCAAAGAAGGAATCAACTTGAACGGAGAAGGACGAAAACCCACTACTCGCAAATGTAGTAACTGTGGTCAAGTGGGCCACATGAAGACCAACAAAATATGTCCCTTATTTGGTAGACCTGAAGGAGGTTTGGCTACTATGCTCGacaaaaactaaaataaTACTGAGTGTTATAAAGAATATTTGACATCTCATGATGGGCGTCGATCGCtccttttttgtttattggTGATGAATCTAATTATAACGATATTCATTGTagaaaatgttaataatCAATTTATGTTTATGAAATCAAATATATAGTTGACGAACTTCACGTGAAAATGAGTTgaaactttcaaatttttcgCGCAATAGCACCCTTCATATTAAAATAGCAGCAAATTGCCTTGGCATATccttcaaataaaaaattggtaaTATAAGGCTTGTTATGAATACTCCCATATGCTGCAAGTTCCTTTACATCAGTGTTTCTTGGCAAAAATGCAGCAACATAAGGGGATATCCTAGttgcttctttaaataGAACATCAAAAGCATATGGGTTTAGGtcatttaatgaatataCTGTTTTTCCTGAGTAACTAGGTCCACCCCAAGGAGGACTCATAAAAACAAGAGACTAgaaaatattgttaaacACAGAATTAATATATAAGATTATCTATACCCTGTAATCTTTAGCAAACTGCAAAGATTTAAAAGTGTCAAGAACGTCTCCTTGAATGAAAGTGACTCGAGATGAAGGAATGCCataaatttccaaattatGCTTTGCCATAGCGATTTTGATAGGATCGATCTCAATTGAGATTACTGAAACAAAAGCGTTAATAAACAGTGATATGATACAGATGTAAGGTTGATAACAAACTATTACAAACGAACCTGGGCAATACTTGGCAAACTGAATAGTGTTTCCACCACATCCAGAGAAGGCATCAATTATTAGCTCGGGCTGTATAAAATCTACAACCGACTTCGCGATAGCAACAGCTACTTTTCTAATTATAATTTGTCAGACCCATTCAAATGCAAACAACAAAATCACTGATATTAATACATGAATGCTATTATACATACTCGGGGGTAACACTATACCATGACTGATAATCCAACCAGATTCCTTCATCAAATcgtgaaaataaattgtaTCGATTGttccaatattttttaagagcTTTGGGAACCGGAGGACATAtgatacatttttttaatagctCATCTTCGTCGAGTTCTTCGTTCTTGttcattcaaatttttttttcgattaaactacttttttgtgaaatttaGTCAACAATCGTTCACGATCAACCCGAAATTTATCGATATTCGTTGCTAATCCAAAAGTCCTTAATTAACCGTTACTGAATTGACGAAATTTGAAGTgtgttcaaaaaattcgGTGTTTTGTTACTCAAACTCCAAAAATTGTGAATGAAAAGTTCAATGCTCTTTCAGAATAATAAAGCAATGAAATCAGACACATATACAGCTAAATATGAAAAAcatgaaaaagaatttatcTTTGACTTATTCACGAATTTCGTTTGCTTCCTTCATcaacatatatatatataccaTGGGAATCGATATGTtacaatttaaataaaactcaTTGTCTGCttataagaaaatttattcaatttaagCATTTTATAATCCTTTTacaatttgttaaaaaggATGTCAGTAATTGTGTTTAGAAAAGTATTTagtaatatatatattttttgtcaataaatattttattacatattttttatcgGTGTTGCCATCGATCTGTATCGATAGGAAGCAATTTCACTAAACTTATTGAAATTAAGgtaataatataattttaacagaaaattaattgattGTGAAAATATGTTAATTTTTGTACTGTaatgtttttcatttctatttatttgcatttgaaaattatttttcgttAAGCGAATTCAAGAAGCCCTATGACGGTAccataaaatattaaaacgCAGTAACTCCATGATCGCTATattgtatttatattatattcTGACTACGAGTATCCTTTTAAGTGTTAGCTTTATGCTACGAATAAACGACGATGACCATCCAAATGAGAAAATAGGATTTATATCTGCTATAAAAGGAGATTTCCATGATCTATCTTctgattatttaaaaagaattgccGCAATGGCATTTCCTATTATGAAGGAGCATGGATTCGGAGTCACTTCGTTGGATGAGGTTGCTTACAATGCAAAATTTTGGGGAAGAAACTGGAATAAGGGAGAATGTATTGAGCTTGTCCTTAGAGACGCTTCAAATCGATGGTTACCATTTGAATTTGTCATGGACGTGTTTTTACACGAACTCTGTCATATTTGGCAGGGGCCGCACGATCGTCGGTTTTTCAGTCATTTATCAACTCTTCGAGCTGCCCTGATTGCTCTTTACGCCAAAGGTTATAAAGGCCCTGGAAAGTACATGACTTGGGATTCATTTGTCCTTGCCAATGTAGTAGGAAATTATAACACCGTTGTATTTAACGGAATAACTTTGGAACGCAGCACAATGCATGGTGTGGAAACTTGTGGTGGATCTttgcaaagaaaaaagaaaatcagaAGAAAGCCTACCCCTTCCTCAACAAAGAAGCGGAAGCTTACACGAACAGGACAAAAGCTTGGAACTGATATGAACATAAGATTAGAGCTTTTGAAATCACCTGCAAAACCCCAAGCTCAAAGCATGCGCGGAAGGGAAGCCCGAATTGCAGCGGCACTTCTCCGAGTCGACAATTCTAATGAATATAAGCCTAAAGATCACAATAGCTCTACAACCTTGGAAAACTATTTCGTAGTAGAATAAATTAGACAACAGAATAAAtacataaaaaagaaaaaaatttgtatacaaaatcaaatcacCTTTAAATTGTAGCATTTTTTGGGGGACATTTCGTACTAGAGTAACACGATTAACAAAGAGAAATAATGAATAcattaaaacaaacagCTTTCATTTAAAGACTAATATATCTCTTAATGATTGATAAACcaataaaaatgtattaaaacaaaatatcataaaaaatggCAGAAAGtattgttcaaaaaaaaacacataGAAATGGGAATTCGCTAGCTTTCCTAagtaataaatttcaatagatagggaaaaaaaaaataaaaaaaataaataaaaaaataaaatgaaaataactTAAATAACCAAAACCCTCGTTTCAGCAccaattattgaaaaaatccaTTATTAAGCTGCAAAACAGTGTTGAAACCTGCatgtcaaaaaaatttcgcgAAAAGGTAAGCATAAATTTCAACCTTACTTCCCTATCACTACCAATTGCGTATTACATTACTATATGCGATTACTATTCACTAATTTTCTGGGGAGATCTTCTGTGATCTAACGCTGAAATTTGCAATCATTCgcaattatattttattccaAGATCTCTAAAAAGAGTCTTTTTCCGTTGAAAAGAACATTTCCGATGTTCTACCATCTCATTCATATACAAATCCTAACTGCTTAAGGAAAATGATTTCCGCGGATATTCCACGGAGCAGCCAATTAATGAGGTTTTCGGTAGATAATCTGCTAATAACGATAAAAAACTATCTAATATTATCAAATTGATagaatatatatataggAGCAAGTTAGGAGTTATGAACCTCGTAAATATTAGGAACCTCAATAAAGTCTTGGCGCACTAATAGGTAACCTAAACCAAGTACAGTCTGTTGATTTAAATCATCACCCCCACGTTATTTTCTAAGTCTGGAACATCTAGATTTTTACTGTggttttattatataaattacgttcatttgtaattttatctttgtatttatttttttgttcttacTCTTCAAATACTTTCTGCCTtatatctttaaaaatgagCCGTTTGGATGGAAAAACGATTTTAATCACTGGTGCCTCTTCTGGAATTGGAAAAAGCACTGCTTTTGAAATTGCCAAAGTTGCCAAAGTAAAACTTATTTTGGCTGCTCGCAGATTTTCTACCgttgaagaaattgcaaAGGAGTTAGAATCGAAATATGAAGTATCGGTTCTTCCTCTTAAATTGGATGTTTCTGATTTGAAGTCTATTCCTGGGGTAATTGAGTCATTGCCAAAGGAATTTGCTGATATCGATGTCTTGATTAATAATGCTGGACTTGCTCTAGGTACCGATAAAGTCATTGATCTTAATATTGATGACGCCGTTACCATGATTACTACCAATGTTCTTGGTATGATGGCTATGACTCGTGCGGTTCTTCCTATATTCTACAGCAAAAACAAGGGTGATATTTTGAACGTTGGCAGTATTGCCGGCAGAGAATCATACGTAGGCGGCTCCGTTTACTGCTCTACCAAGTCTGCCCTTGCTCAATTCACTTCCGCTTTGCGTAAGGAGACTATTGACACTCGCATTCGTATTATGGAGGTTGATCCTGGCTTGGTCGAAACCGAATTCAGCGTTGTGAGATTCCACGGAGACAAACAAAAGGCTGAtaatgtttacaaaaatagTGAGCCTTTGACACCCGAAGACATTGCTGAGGTGATTCTTTTTGCCCTCACTCGCAGAGAAAACGTCGTTATTGCCGATACACTTGTTTTCCCATCCCATCAAGGTGGTGCCAATCATGTGTACAGAAAGCAAGCGTAGGCATTAAAACTATGTTACAAAGCTGTTCGTTATTATTACGATTTAGCAATTAAGTTCAATTTAATGTATGCAtgaagttttgaaattttattaataacaCGTTTCCCAACTATTTCCGACATTCGGTTATATCAGAAGATATTCGTTATTCATTAGTTTTCGTCAATGCTTGAGGGCCCATAAAacgtaaaaaaatataaacatgaaaatgataaagCATAACTTGATTGAAAATTGCGTATAGAGATCGAAGCCTCTTCGTTTcttattacaaaaatggTTCACTGAATGAAACGCAAGTTTCAAAGTGATGATGTAagctaaaaataataatctATAATAAAAGTGTAAAAATAACTAGAGCTCAATTACAACATATTGACAACAAGGTGTGCAGAGAAAAAATCTAGTAGTTGAAGAATGTGAAACCAAGCATGGAGACAAGGTATGCCAATACCAAAATCGAACCTTTGAAATAGTTGCTTTTCCCTTCTGAATGAACATAGGTTAACAAGAAAACGCAAATCATCACGCAAATCATGTCCCACGTTGGAAAAACCATGGTAAACAAATGCTTAAACGATATTGAATCACCAGAACGATAATATTGAAACAGACTGTATCCCATTAAACAAGGTATCTGCAAAAGACAAACTTGTAAAGCATAAGCGGACCCAATTTCCATTGACAAAGctatattttcatttaacgCAAATGATATAGCATTCATAAACTCAGTTGTATTCGGTACTAAAGCAAATAGAGTAAGTCCAAGAAACTTCTCGCTAATGGCAAATTTATCCAAAACCGTATCTACATGTTCGACAAGAATCTCGGCAATGAGGGAATATAAGAATGTTGCCGACAAAAGAATGATAGCACTCTTGCTTCTTGACCAATTTGGAGCATCGTCACCGTGGGAGTTCTGACTTTGATTAACTAGAGGTCTTTGGGGTAACTCGTTTGTTGGTTCATGCTCTAGCGACTCATTTTCACTTCCATTAGACGACAACCCTGAAGAAGCATCATCACGGTTGTGATGATGTTGAGAGTTGCCGTTGACAACAGCCTCTCCTCCTTCAGAGCTATCCGACATATTGCCTGCAGTATCTTGATTTACAGGCTCACCAACTTCTTCCTCAGCCTTGAGGAAAGAGATATCATCGGCGGTAAAATTTTGCCATATATGGGAGGCATGAGTTCTTAAAGTAAACCATAAACCAATCGCATATGCCAGTACAAGCATAATCGAACAACAGTAAGTAAATGGAAGGActctatttttatatagtgaatcattttctaaaacatAGTGTTTCGTACACTTCTGACAGTTCGCGCCACAAGGCTCACAATCTAACCTAAAAGGACCATAGATTCGAAAAAGCATAGTGGGGGCAAAAGCACCCAAAACAGCAAAAAGAAGCATTGTGCTAGTTGCACCAGCAGACTTTATGttaaaaaactgaaatttctttcgaATTGCACCAGCACACATGGAGAGCCCAGGCATCAAAAGTAAACCAGCTAGTATACTGCCAATTACACTTCCTTCAACCAGTCCAGCGTTACCCTTACGCAGAGCAACTGAGTAAAGAAATACCTCAATTACTGAACCAAAAAAGGCATTTATAAAAGCGCCCATTCCCATACTGCTTTGAGCCGAAATTGAAGCCACGGCCATTCCAATAAAATATGCAAGAGGGATAATACTCACCAACGAAGCagtgaataaaaatacagaAGAAGTAAACCAATGACCTTGGGATCCaaaaaagccaaaaaaaatggttgGGATTATGAGCGCTAGCAtatcaaaataaattatgtAAATACCATCGATAGTATACTTATAATACTTCCAGCTTGCTGCTTTTTTTACACATAGTAAGACAACATCTGAAGAATCCATCGATAACGGCAAAGCGAGATTTGGACGAAAAGACAAAGATAATGGGCAAGTTCGCAAATGTCGACAAATAGCCCATAAGGTCCTTGCACATggaacgaaaaaaatagtaaacaTACAAATTGCAGAGGTAATGAGTAGTGTCGGAGCAATAATCAAGTAATACATAAGTGTATAAATGATACTGGAAGCGTTTCTTCGATGTGGGGTAGTATTGCAATCTAACGATTGGTTCATTGGATTAACACAGAAAGAAAACGAAAGGAAGTTTAAGCGGGCCGGATCCGGGTGATGTGAAGTAGGAGTTTCATCATAATGGGAATGTTGAGTCTGATAAATTGGATGAGCAGGAGAGCGTACTGATAGACGCTTGACTTTATGTCGAACATGTTGACCAAAGGGATAGAGGAGATAAAACATAAGGCCTCGACAAAGCTTAGAGTAAACGATCGCGTCAGGcacattaaaaaatgaaaggactgtaaaaaatatataacaTATAAAGATCACTAGAAAAAGAGGAGCCCCGAAACAAATCAGCCATATGACATTAGAGATGGAGGTGTTGGGGCGTTTCAGAGGTTCATCGTGAATATCAATGTCAGCATCACGGTTTATGGATCGGaactttttatataatGCGGGTTTCCATAGCCGCATCCCGAATGCACGAGTCTTGTTAATAGCGTTTTGCCTTTCTTTCAAAGTAAAGGATTCTTCAGATCTGAGAGAGGCGGGAGACTGACCTCTTAAGGGAGACAGAGGACGTACCTTAAAGTTCTGCTTAGGAATATCTCTTTGTTGCCGAACATTACTAGAACTACGACTTAAACGAGATACCGAATTTCTGGGATGCTGACGAGCATTTGAAATAGTTGAAGTTGATGGATCAGTCCGAGAGGAAACTTTCCGAGTATACTGATCAATTTCTCTAGGAGAATATATGTCACGATCATTGGTAGATTGGGATAATGAATCCGTTGCATCAGCGTCGCCCACAGTTGGCATTAAGAAATCGCCGAATCGCAGATTCTGTTCATAAactgaagaagaaggagTTTCTTCTGGTCTATCAGCCCGTCGACCCTGGGTAATGGTTTCCGCAGAGCTCTCAGATTGATTTATATCAGCAGGTTGAGACATTGTAGGCGGTAGTAATTGTCACAATGATTACTTTTCCGAATCAAACCCTCGCCAAATATTCTATCCCTTAAAACACCTGTACGTAGCTAAGAGGATTGAGTAAATAggtatttataaaaaattgttgaaggAATAGTGAGAAAGGAAGGCATGATTGGAAAGGTTGCGATCATTTTCTATTACGCATATCATAATCAGAATaccaaattgaaaaaaagaacgcCAATTCTACAATATCGAAGTCCTCCCATTAGTTCGTTAATGAGCATACAATGTTTACTTCGTTAAAGATTGTCGGGATGAATTGAGCTTAATCAGAGCCGAGCATCGTTGTACAGTTTACTAAATGTAGAGCTAAGCGATAATACGCTAACTTACGGTATCGGTTTTTGTAAGAATACACCGAATTTCGTTAAGTACAAAGTATTAGTAGTAgtatgaaacaaaaataacaGTCACAGCCAAACCCAAACAATTTCAGTTACTGTGTTATATACTAGTTCATCGTAACCACAGCAAATCTCTTTCTGCAAAAGGATCAGGATGGGTATTACGAGAGATTCCCGCCACAAGCGCTCTGCTACCGGTGCTAAGCGTGCTCAATACCGtaagaagagaaaattcGAGTTGGGTCGTCAACCTTCCAACACTCGTATTGGACCTAAGCGTATCCATGAGGTTCGTGTTCGTGGTGGAAACAAGAAGTTCCGTGCTCTTCGTCTTGACTCTGGTAACTTCTCTTGGGGCTCTGAAGGTGTTTCCAAGAAGACTCGTATCATTCAAGTCGCCTACCACCCTTCTAACAACGAGTTGGTTCGTACCAACACTTTGACCAAGTCGGCCATCGTCCAAATTGATGCCGCTCCTTTCCGTGTTTGGTATGAAACTCACTACGGTATTTTGATGGGAAGCAAGGGTAAGAAGGCCACTGCTACACCTACTCCCAAATCCAAGCATGTTCAACGTAAGCATAGCGCTCGTCTTGGCGATTCTAAGGTTGATTCCGCTTTGGAAACTCAGTTTGCTGCTGGCCGTTTGTATGCTGTAGTTTCCTCTCGCCCTGGTCAATCTGGTCGTTGCGACGGCTACATCCTTGAAGGTGAAGAGTTACATTTCTACCTTCGTCGTATGGCTCCTAAGAAATAAGGTTGtttcttcaataaattAGTTCATAAAGGAAGGAATAAAAGGATTCCGAGATTGTTGTATTTCACCTGTATTGTTGATTATTATCAGTAACCAAGGTCGTTAATTATGTAGAGAAggtaatttttattattggCATTTAGAAAAGTGTCTGCTAAATGTTTAGTAATCTCTCCATTTGTCCCAATCAGTAATTGAAATTCGTTTATGTGCTATTAGATATGATTTCTTTACTAAATCTCATTGAACTACGTTTAGTGAAGCCTTTacctttttaataaaaattcacgCTAAGTAGCCTTTTACACATAATGAAAGAGTTGCGAATTGCTTTGAAAGGAAAATGGCCTTTCACGTACCTTAGCTATATTGAATGATTAAAACAAGTaaaagatataaaaaaactggttctttttttgatgctTAAAGACTTTTTTACTGAACACAAAGTCGAATTGCCACTACGGTACGATATCCTTGTTACGGTAGCCTCAACATTTATTCCTCTTCCTCACCGCCAACATATCCTGTTGCGTGTGCCATTTCAACAACAATGTCTTATGAGGATTGTAAGTTACTAATAAAGTCATTTTTAACACCATAATAGATCAATACAA
This portion of the Schizosaccharomyces pombe strain 972h- genome assembly, chromosome: I genome encodes:
- the taf1 gene encoding transcription factor TFIID complex, histone acetyltransferase subunit Taf111, producing the protein MSFDGLIVENENTKSGYNDGNDLTDLFKQNGTDMSVINSLLGDTNNPGMNESPKILDSSFENSNPQDGPNYEDFDFMGSIHKEFGNNINEMDDMEDVSDDNLPEEEQAVNYTGDKDDEDFGKLLAKEMGEEAAGQVLSGVGFSIPSGLVPPSEPSKTVSSTTEELQNEAQIRESIVKTFFPTFERGVLLNFSELFKPKPVKLAPPKKKTPKVCVPGRLTLEVDTDYAIIFNSKKSLPLKRNVVSPISTHTKKRRRTANTSQRNDGLDLNTVFTTNDWEKNIIYDESDVNKTNQSSFFIDKSLVDIDFAFDENIFDGDTGTSKVVLNLNDPKLLLQPQLPKKEDSQRSFADTHQRNSLAWKFNISNDPAYEMLKQNHQSKVRNTLSQLAIEHAAFAEKLTFPYYKTRLSKRAVRSYHRPTMSFKPNAAIVFSPLIVRKRSKDKHKSERELIPTTKEITMGDTTHAILVEFSEEHPAVLSNAGMASRIVNYYRKKNEQDESRPKLEVGESHVLDVQDRSPFWNFGSVEPGEITPTLYNKMIRAPLFKHEVPPTDFILIRNSSSYGSKYYLKNINHMFVSGQTFPVTDVPGPHSRKVTTASKNRLKMLVFRLIRRSPNGGLFIRQLSKHFSDQNEMQIRQRLKEFMEYKKKGDGPGYWKLKSNEVVPDEAGTRSMVSPETVCLLESMQVGVRQLEDAGYGKTMDEINDDEDEEQPAEQLLAPWITTRNFINATQGKAMLTLFGEGDPTGIGEGYSFIRTSMKGGFKPAGETADDKPEPQTKNAHAYNVAKQQRAYEEEINRIWNAQKRGLSINNLEELAKKYGINSIHDDYVESNEETTREETPSSDKVLRIVRLYRDKNGNLERKQETIHDPIVIHAYLKKRREIDEQSTALDAVVPTGDEAIDRRNRRRLEQELAKSQKNWERRRARHAAKEGINLNGEGRKPTTRKCSNCGQVGHMKTNKICPLFGRPEGGLATMLDKN
- the tgs1 gene encoding RNA methyltransferase Tgs1, which encodes MNKNEELDEDELLKKCIICPPVPKALKKYWNNRYNLFSRFDEGIWLDYQSWYSVTPEKVAVAIAKSVVDFIQPELIIDAFSGCGGNTIQFAKYCPVISIEIDPIKIAMAKHNLEIYGIPSSRVTFIQGDVLDTFKSLQFAKDYRSLVFMSPPWGGPSYSGKTVYSLNDLNPYAFDVLFKEATRISPYVAAFLPRNTDVKELAAYGSIHNKPYITNFLFEGYAKAICCYFNMKGAIARKI
- the wss1 gene encoding DNA repair WLM domain metallopeptidase Wss1, with amino-acid sequence MLRINDDDHPNEKIGFISAIKGDFHDLSSDYLKRIAAMAFPIMKEHGFGVTSLDEVAYNAKFWGRNWNKGECIELVLRDASNRWLPFEFVMDVFLHELCHIWQGPHDRRFFSHLSTLRAALIALYAKGYKGPGKYMTWDSFVLANVVGNYNTVVFNGITLERSTMHGVETCGGSLQRKKKIRRKPTPSSTKKRKLTRTGQKLGTDMNIRLELLKSPAKPQAQSMRGREARIAAALLRVDNSNEYKPKDHNSSTTLENYFVVE
- a CDS encoding dehydrogenase (short chain dehydrogenase, human DHRS7 family(predicted)) — encoded protein: MSRLDGKTILITGASSGIGKSTAFEIAKVAKVKLILAARRFSTVEEIAKELESKYEVSVLPLKLDVSDLKSIPGVIESLPKEFADIDVLINNAGLALGTDKVIDLNIDDAVTMITTNVLGMMAMTRAVLPIFYSKNKGDILNVGSIAGRESYVGGSVYCSTKSALAQFTSALRKETIDTRIRIMEVDPGLVETEFSVVRFHGDKQKADNVYKNSEPLTPEDIAEVILFALTRRENVVIADTLVFPSHQGGANHVYRKQA
- the sst1 gene encoding calcium permease is translated as MSQPADINQSESSAETITQGRRADRPEETPSSSVYEQNLRFGDFLMPTVGDADATDSLSQSTNDRDIYSPREIDQYTRKVSSRTDPSTSTISNARQHPRNSVSRLSRSSSNVRQQRDIPKQNFKVRPLSPLRGQSPASLRSEESFTLKERQNAINKTRAFGMRLWKPALYKKFRSINRDADIDIHDEPLKRPNTSISNVIWLICFGAPLFLVIFICYIFFTVLSFFNVPDAIVYSKLCRGLMFYLLYPFGQHVRHKVKRLSVRSPAHPIYQTQHSHYDETPTSHHPDPARLNFLSFSFCVNPMNQSLDCNTTPHRRNASSIIYTLMYYLIIAPTLLITSAICMFTIFFVPCARTLWAICRHLRTCPLSLSFRPNLALPLSMDSSDVVLLCVKKAASWKYYKYTIDGIYIIYFDMLALIIPTIFFGFFGSQGHWFTSSVFLFTASLVSIIPLAYFIGMAVASISAQSSMGMGAFINAFFGSVIEVFLYSVALRKGNAGLVEGSVIGSILAGLLLMPGLSMCAGAIRKKFQFFNIKSAGATSTMLLFAVLGAFAPTMLFRIYGPFRLDCEPCGANCQKCTKHYVLENDSLYKNRVLPFTYCCSIMLVLAYAIGLWFTLRTHASHIWQNFTADDISFLKAEEEVGEPVNQDTAGNMSDSSEGGEAVVNGNSQHHHNRDDASSGLSSNGSENESLEHEPTNELPQRPLVNQSQNSHGDDAPNWSRSKSAIILLSATFLYSLIAEILVEHVDTVLDKFAISEKFLGLTLFALVPNTTEFMNAISFALNENIALSMEIGSAYALQVCLLQIPCLMGYSLFQYYRSGDSISFKHLFTMVFPTWDMICVMICVFLLTYVHSEGKSNYFKGSILVLAYLVSMLGFTFFNY
- the rps802 gene encoding 40S ribosomal protein eS8 is translated as MGITRDSRHKRSATGAKRAQYRKKRKFELGRQPSNTRIGPKRIHEVRVRGGNKKFRALRLDSGNFSWGSEGVSKKTRIIQVAYHPSNNELVRTNTLTKSAIVQIDAAPFRVWYETHYGILMGSKGKKATATPTPKSKHVQRKHSARLGDSKVDSALETQFAAGRLYAVVSSRPGQSGRCDGYILEGEELHFYLRRMAPKK